In Spiroplasma chinense, the DNA window CACATGTATTTCTACATGTGCTCAAGTCCTTAAAATGGTCCCCAGGGCCGGACTTGAACCGGCACGGCCGCTTAAAGCCGCTGGATTTTAAGTCCAGTGCGTCTACCTGTTCCGCCACCTGGGGAAAATATAAAATAATGGTGTCCCGTATAAGACTTGAACTTATGACCCACTGGTTAAAAGCCAGTTGCTCTACCGACTGAGCTAACGAGACGTTAATAATATAAAATAAATGGCTGGGCTAGCAGGATTCGAACCGGCGCATGACGGAGTCAAAGTCCGTTGCCTTACCGCTTGGCTATAGCCCAATAAATGGTGGGGAGTGACGGATTCGAACCGCCGAACCGTTAGGAGATGAGTTACAGTCACCCGCGTTTAGCCACTTCGCTAACTCCCCAAAAGTGGTGCTGACTAAAGGACTCGAACCTTCGACCTATTGATTACTAGTCAATTGCTCTACCAACTGAGCTAAGTCAGCGTTTTCGTCCTCTGATTTAAGAACCTTAAAGATTATACAAAATATAGGTTCGAAAAGTCAATCAAAAAATGCAAAAATTTTAAATTTTTTTATATATTTTTTTGCTATAAAATTCATCAAAAAAAGAGGTTTTAACCCCTTTAATTAAACCCAATTAATAATTACTTTTTTAAACACTAAACTTATTGAACCTTCTGTAACATTTTCTATTAATTTATTTACATCTGTTGAATAATTAGGTTTTTTACTTGCTAATAGATTTAAAGATTCGTAATTAAATTTAAATTCATATTTAAGATCATTTAATTCTGAAGTTGTATCTTTTTGTTCAAAAGTATCTAATATAAAATTGTATAAATTTAAAGTTTCTTTTTCTTTATTTTCAAATAACATTTCAAAATAATTTACTAATAAAGATTGTAAATCAATTTTGCCAATTCCAGTTCTTTGTTCTAATTCATTTACTCCACTATTATTTGCAGTTATTAATGCTTTAAATAAATAGTTTCCCAGCGTGATCATATTAAAATCTGCAAGATCATTCATATTTTCAGCTGTCATAAACATAATGTTTTCATCAAGTCCTAGACTTGTCATATTTATATTTGATTCACTAAATAATTTAGAAAGTTGTAGTTTTCCAGTTACATTTTCATCTGGAGTTTCACCTTCGTTTTTAGCGTTAATGTGAACTCAATCTAAAATTGCTTCTCCAACGACAGGTAAAAAGAAATCTTCTTTTGGCACTATTTTAACAATACCTTTGTCTGATGAAAAATCAACTTCACCTTTTATTTCATATTGTGATGTTGATATAATTTTCAATTTTTTTATTTCTTTTTCTATATCTTCAATTGTTTTATTTTCTATTTCAAGAGTTTTACCTTGAAATAAAATTGAAAGATCTGAATTTGCTGGAGCAAATACTTCAACATTTCCAGAATCACAAGAAACAATTGAACTTGTACTTAAAGTTACAAATGTAATAGATGATAAAAAAGCTAACATCTTTTTCATAAAAAACACCCCTAATCTATTTAAAACAATATATTAACAATGATTTTCTTGTTAAGTGATTAGATATTTTTAAATATCTTATATATATTTTATATTTTTTTTACCCTAAAGTCATTTTTCAAAACTCAAAACTAGGGTTTAAAACCTTATTAAACCTGGACTTTACAAAAAAATAAAAAAAAGCACTCTGGGCGGAGCGCTTAGTGTAAAGATCCAGGAACAAGCATTATATTATTATTAATTAAAATATATATAACATGTTCATTTGATAGGGCTAAATAAACATTATGGGCTAATGATTTTTGGCCTGTCCTAGACTTTTTTATTATAGATTAAATGTGTCTTAATTTCAATTGGTTATTAAGGAATTTTTGAAAATTTTTACAAATAACCCTTTAAATCAAAGACATTTACCCTCTCTTAAAAAACCAAGAAAAAAAGCATTTATTTTACTAAATGCTTTTTAAAAATTCTTTAGTTTTAATAAGTCTTTGATTGCTACTTCCTCGATATTGAATTGTTGGATCATAAAGATCTTTTTCGAACCTACCGTCAACTAAAGTATCTATTAGGAACAACATTTCATACATTGATTTAGATAATTCATCTTTATCTTTGTTTTCTATTAATTGTTCAATTGTAAAGCCAGTGTACATTCAAATGTTTTTACCAGTTTCTTCTTTAATTCTTTTTACAAGAGGAATTAATTCAGTTGCACTAAACATTGGATCTCCTCCACTGAATGTAACCCCATTAAGTAAAGGGTTTGCTTTAATTTCTTCAATTATTTGGT includes these proteins:
- the nrdG gene encoding anaerobic ribonucleoside-triphosphate reductase activating protein, with product MKILKIYKETISDGPGIRYSIYVAGCLHACKGCHNMLSWNFNIGREFDQDYSDQIIEEIKANPLLNGVTFSGGDPMFSATELIPLVKRIKEETGKNIWMYTGFTIEQLIENKDKDELSKSMYEMLFLIDTLVDGRFEKDLYDPTIQYRGSSNQRLIKTKEFLKSI